A section of the Pimelobacter simplex genome encodes:
- a CDS encoding IS256 family transposase, which produces MTAPHIVDPARLLGEALAEASPDLMRQLLQTMINALLSADADAVVGAEYGRPTPGRVAQRNGYRHRDLDTRVGTIDVAIPKLRKGTYFPEWLLERRKRAETALITVVADCYLAGVSTRRMDKLVKTLGIDSLSKSQVSRMAAELDEHVEQFRHRPLDAAGPFTFVAADALTMKVREGGRVINAAVLLATGVNGDGHREVLGMRVATAETGAAWNEFFADLVARGLSGVRLVTSDAHPGLVEAVAANLAGAAWQRCRTHYAANLMSVTPKSMWPAVKAMLHSVYDQPDRPAVHAQFDRLLDYVDGKLPEVHDHLDQARADILAFTEFPKDVWTQIWSNNPAERLNREIRRRTDAVGIFPTREAIVRLVGAVLAEQTDEWAEGRRYLGLEVLARCRVNPIPTTDTEIGADQLPALTA; this is translated from the coding sequence GTCGACCCTGCACGCCTGCTCGGTGAAGCCCTCGCCGAAGCGTCGCCAGATCTGATGCGCCAGCTGCTGCAGACGATGATCAACGCCCTGCTGTCCGCGGACGCCGACGCCGTGGTCGGCGCCGAGTACGGCCGCCCCACCCCAGGCCGGGTCGCGCAGCGCAACGGCTACCGCCACCGCGACCTCGACACCCGCGTCGGCACGATCGATGTGGCGATCCCCAAGCTCCGCAAGGGCACCTACTTCCCCGAATGGTTGCTCGAGCGCCGCAAGCGAGCCGAGACCGCGCTGATCACCGTGGTAGCGGACTGCTACCTCGCCGGCGTTAGCACGCGGCGGATGGACAAGCTGGTCAAGACCCTCGGCATCGACTCGCTGTCGAAGTCGCAGGTCTCGCGGATGGCCGCCGAGCTCGACGAGCACGTCGAGCAGTTCCGCCACCGTCCCCTCGATGCCGCTGGCCCGTTCACCTTCGTCGCCGCCGATGCGTTGACGATGAAGGTCCGCGAGGGCGGCCGGGTGATCAACGCCGCGGTGTTGCTGGCCACCGGCGTGAACGGCGATGGCCACCGCGAGGTCCTGGGGATGCGGGTGGCCACCGCCGAGACCGGTGCGGCGTGGAACGAGTTCTTCGCCGACCTGGTCGCCCGCGGCCTGTCCGGGGTACGGCTCGTGACCAGCGACGCCCACCCCGGTCTGGTCGAGGCGGTCGCAGCGAACCTGGCTGGCGCGGCCTGGCAACGGTGCCGCACCCACTACGCAGCGAACCTCATGTCGGTGACGCCGAAGTCGATGTGGCCGGCGGTCAAGGCGATGCTGCACAGCGTCTACGACCAGCCCGACCGGCCGGCGGTGCACGCCCAGTTCGACCGGCTGCTGGACTACGTCGACGGCAAGCTCCCCGAGGTCCACGACCACCTCGACCAAGCGCGTGCGGACATCCTCGCGTTCACCGAATTCCCCAAGGACGTGTGGACCCAGATCTGGTCCAACAACCCCGCCGAACGACTCAACCGCGAGATCCGCCGCCGCACCGACGCCGTCGGGATCTTCCCCACCCGCGAGGCCATCGTGCGCCTCGTCGGCGCGGTCTTGGCCGAGCAGACCGACGAATGGGCCGAAGGCCGCCGATACCTCGGACTCGAAGTCCTCGCCCGCTGCCGCGTCAACCCCATCCCCACCACCGACACCGAGATCGGAGCCGACCAACTGCCAGCACTCACTGCCTGA
- a CDS encoding IS256 family transposase, which produces MTAPHIVDPARLLGEALAEASPDLMRQLLQTMINALLSADADAVVGAEYGRPTPGRVAQRNGYRHRDLDTRVGTIDVAIPKLRKGTYFPEWLLERRKRAETALITVVADCYLAGVSTRRMDKLVKTLGIDSLSKSQVSRMAAELDEHVEQFRHRPLDAAGPFTFVAADALTMKVREGGRVINAAVLLATGVNGDGHREVLGMRVATAETGAAWNEFFADLVARGLSGVRLVTSDAHPGLVEAVAANLAGAAWQRCRTHYAANLMSVTPKSMWPAVKAMLHSVYDQPDRPAVHAQFDRLLDYVDGKLPEVHDHLDQARADILAFTEFPKDVWTQIWSNNPAERLNREIRRRTDAVGIFPTREAIVRLVGAVLAEQTDEWAEGRRYLGLEVLARCRVNPIPTTDTEIGADQLPALTA; this is translated from the coding sequence ATGACCGCTCCTCACATTGTCGACCCTGCACGCCTGCTCGGTGAAGCCCTCGCCGAAGCGTCGCCAGATCTGATGCGCCAGCTGCTGCAGACGATGATCAACGCCCTGCTGTCCGCGGACGCCGACGCCGTGGTCGGCGCCGAGTACGGCCGCCCCACCCCAGGCCGGGTCGCGCAGCGCAACGGCTACCGCCACCGCGACCTCGACACCCGCGTCGGCACGATCGATGTGGCGATCCCCAAGCTCCGCAAGGGCACCTACTTCCCCGAATGGTTGCTCGAGCGCCGCAAGCGAGCCGAGACCGCGCTGATCACCGTGGTAGCGGACTGCTACCTCGCCGGCGTTAGCACGCGGCGGATGGACAAGCTGGTCAAGACCCTCGGCATCGACTCGCTGTCGAAGTCGCAGGTCTCGCGGATGGCCGCCGAGCTCGACGAGCACGTCGAGCAGTTCCGCCACCGTCCCCTCGATGCCGCTGGCCCGTTCACCTTCGTCGCCGCCGATGCGTTGACGATGAAGGTCCGCGAGGGCGGCCGGGTGATCAACGCCGCGGTGTTGCTGGCCACCGGCGTGAACGGCGATGGCCACCGCGAGGTCCTGGGGATGCGGGTGGCCACCGCCGAGACCGGTGCGGCGTGGAACGAGTTCTTCGCCGACCTGGTCGCCCGCGGCCTGTCCGGGGTACGGCTCGTGACCAGCGACGCCCACCCCGGTCTGGTCGAGGCGGTCGCAGCGAACCTGGCTGGCGCGGCCTGGCAACGGTGCCGCACCCACTACGCAGCGAACCTCATGTCGGTGACGCCGAAGTCGATGTGGCCGGCGGTCAAGGCGATGCTGCACAGCGTCTACGACCAGCCCGACCGGCCGGCGGTGCACGCCCAGTTCGACCGGCTGCTGGACTACGTCGACGGCAAGCTCCCCGAGGTCCACGACCACCTCGACCAAGCGCGTGCGGACATCCTCGCGTTCACCGAATTCCCCAAGGACGTGTGGACCCAGATCTGGTCCAACAACCCCGCCGAACGACTCAACCGCGAGATCCGCCGCCGCACCGACGCCGTCGGGATCTTCCCCACCCGCGAGGCCATCGTGCGCCTCGTCGGCGCGGTCTTGGCCGAGCAGACCGACGAATGGGCCGAAGGCCGCCGATACCTCGGACTCGAAGTCCTCGCCCGCTGCCGCGTCAACCCCATCCCCACCACCGACACCGAGATCGGAGCCGACCAACTGCCAGCACTCACTGCCTGA
- a CDS encoding TnsA-like heteromeric transposase endonuclease subunit: MKARESSLPDSNGDVRLPAGLGGAVRWTFKLGANALEWAWSDGPPDLRELSPVRTPASGARSRHVPVRAFSTTTREHVVLESGLEHDLLRVLDRDPRTVWITTQPCRLEWLDAGRRAASHVPDLLAVDVAGQVTLWDVRPEHVARTVEFVALMDATSSAAADVGWRFSVFNGVSDVHRFNLMWLHGYRHQLSPR; encoded by the coding sequence ATGAAAGCGAGGGAATCTTCCTTGCCTGATTCTAATGGCGATGTCCGTCTGCCCGCAGGTCTCGGTGGCGCCGTCCGATGGACCTTCAAACTAGGAGCCAACGCTCTTGAGTGGGCTTGGAGCGATGGTCCGCCGGACCTTCGAGAGCTGTCCCCGGTCCGAACGCCCGCGTCTGGAGCGAGGTCCCGGCACGTCCCAGTTCGCGCGTTCAGTACGACGACACGAGAGCACGTGGTGCTGGAGTCCGGTCTCGAGCACGACCTACTTCGGGTTCTTGACCGTGATCCCCGCACGGTATGGATCACCACACAGCCTTGTCGACTCGAGTGGCTCGATGCCGGTCGCCGGGCCGCAAGTCACGTTCCTGACCTCCTCGCAGTCGACGTAGCCGGTCAAGTGACGCTCTGGGACGTCCGACCAGAGCACGTCGCACGGACGGTGGAGTTCGTCGCCCTCATGGATGCGACGTCATCTGCGGCAGCCGATGTGGGCTGGAGGTTCAGCGTCTTCAACGGGGTCTCCGACGTGCACCGCTTCAACCTGATGTGGCTACACGGATACCGCCACCAGTTGAGTCCCCGATAG